Proteins co-encoded in one Acidisarcina sp. genomic window:
- a CDS encoding sodium:solute symporter family protein — translation MPFAESDGNEGFDRMVPLLTTTAGLSVSSLAMFFQPGKSLAHLTALDVIVIAVYFAMVLFIGFHLKQQANTSEEFFMAGREMTAWIAGLSFVSANLGSLELMGWAGSAYQYGILAAHWYWIGAIPAMLFLGLVMMPFYYVSKTHSVPGYLKLRFGESSRVLAAVSFAFMTILMSGVNMFAMAVVMKVVLGWNITFSIFVSSIAVAVYVTLGGLRSAIFNEVLQFVLIWAGALLVPILGLIQAGGWHNLQAKILMNYQNQDYTHMWRGLAHFSSNPMGVHWTGIVFGLGFVISFGYWTTDFLVVQRVLAANSLRSAQMAPIIASVFKMAVPFIVILPGLLGLVLLQNPDGSLMHLVGENALSAANPHSYNEVLPLLMVRYCGPGLLGLGITALIAGFMSGMAGNVSAFSAVWTYDIYQPHLKKNAPDKHYVMVGRWATILGVLVSIGTAYLVMHAQGIMDYVQALFSFFIAPLLGTILAGMFWKRATAPGGFWGLLAGTVTSIGLYTWVKVDHSALSIVAFSSDAKDMAENLYRALWSFVVCVTVTFVVSMFTKPKSLEELSGLVYGETAIPSEGPVPLYKNHWFWASVVIVVFFILNLIFW, via the coding sequence ATGCCCTTCGCGGAGAGCGACGGGAATGAGGGCTTCGACAGAATGGTTCCACTCCTGACTACAACAGCTGGCCTTAGCGTCTCCTCCCTGGCGATGTTTTTCCAGCCTGGCAAATCTTTGGCGCATCTTACGGCGCTGGATGTGATCGTGATCGCGGTTTACTTCGCGATGGTGCTCTTTATTGGCTTTCATCTGAAGCAGCAAGCCAACACGAGCGAAGAATTCTTTATGGCCGGTCGCGAGATGACCGCGTGGATCGCGGGTTTGAGCTTCGTCTCGGCGAATCTGGGATCTCTCGAATTGATGGGCTGGGCCGGATCAGCCTATCAATACGGCATCTTGGCCGCGCACTGGTATTGGATTGGCGCCATTCCCGCCATGCTGTTTCTCGGCCTGGTCATGATGCCGTTCTACTACGTATCGAAGACGCACTCGGTGCCGGGATATCTGAAGCTTCGTTTTGGTGAGTCCAGCCGTGTGCTGGCGGCGGTTTCTTTCGCCTTCATGACGATCCTGATGAGCGGCGTGAATATGTTTGCCATGGCCGTGGTGATGAAGGTTGTGCTCGGCTGGAATATAACCTTCAGCATCTTTGTATCGTCAATCGCCGTAGCGGTTTACGTGACGCTGGGCGGGTTGCGCTCCGCGATCTTCAATGAAGTGCTGCAATTTGTGTTGATCTGGGCTGGCGCGTTGCTGGTCCCGATTCTGGGGCTCATCCAGGCGGGCGGATGGCATAACCTGCAGGCGAAGATTTTAATGAACTACCAGAATCAGGACTATACGCACATGTGGCGCGGCCTGGCTCACTTTTCCAGTAATCCCATGGGAGTGCACTGGACGGGGATTGTCTTCGGTCTCGGCTTTGTGATCTCGTTCGGATACTGGACGACCGATTTTCTGGTGGTGCAGAGGGTATTGGCTGCAAATAGCCTGCGCTCGGCGCAGATGGCGCCAATCATAGCTTCAGTCTTCAAGATGGCGGTTCCGTTCATCGTGATTCTTCCTGGCCTGCTGGGGCTGGTTCTGCTGCAGAATCCGGATGGCAGCCTGATGCACCTGGTTGGTGAGAACGCGTTGAGCGCCGCGAATCCCCACAGCTATAACGAGGTGCTTCCGCTGCTGATGGTGCGCTACTGCGGGCCTGGACTGCTGGGGTTGGGGATTACCGCTTTGATTGCGGGCTTCATGTCCGGGATGGCGGGGAACGTCAGTGCCTTCTCGGCGGTGTGGACCTACGATATCTATCAGCCACACCTTAAAAAGAATGCACCGGATAAGCATTACGTTATGGTGGGCCGCTGGGCAACAATCCTCGGGGTGCTGGTCTCCATTGGAACCGCCTATCTCGTGATGCACGCGCAGGGCATTATGGATTATGTGCAGGCGCTCTTCAGCTTCTTCATCGCGCCCTTGCTGGGTACGATTCTGGCCGGCATGTTCTGGAAGAGAGCCACGGCCCCCGGGGGCTTCTGGGGCCTGCTTGCGGGCACAGTCACCTCCATCGGTCTCTACACCTGGGTCAAGGTCGATCACAGTGCGCTGTCGATCGTTGCCTTTTCCTCCGATGCGAAGGACATGGCGGAAAACCTCTATCGTGCCTTGTGGTCCTTTGTCGTTTGCGTAACCGTGACCTTCGTCGTCAGCATGTTTACCAAGCCGAAGTCGCTGGAGGAGCTCTCGGGACTCGTCTATGGAGAGACGGCGATTCCCTCCGAGGGTCCCGTGCCGCTCTATAAGAATCACTGGTTCTGGGCTTCAGTCGTCATAGTGGTGTTCTTTATCTTGAACCTGATCTTCTGGTAG